A window of the Pseudomonadota bacterium genome harbors these coding sequences:
- the rpsR gene encoding 30S ribosomal protein S18, producing MQLFKRRKKLDPFTDDPTKSVDYKDVVMLSRFVSERGRILSRRLTGLSAFNQRKVSKAIKRAQSLGLMAYTSIQT from the coding sequence ATGCAGCTCTTCAAGCGCCGCAAGAAGCTAGATCCATTTACTGATGATCCAACTAAGTCTGTTGATTACAAAGATGTAGTGATGCTCTCACGGTTCGTAAGCGAGCGTGGTCGTATCCTCTCTCGCCGTCTGACCGGTCTTAGCGCATTCAATCAACGTAAGGTTTCTAAGGCTATTAAGCGCGCACAGAGCCTAGGTCTAATGGCCTATACCTCGATTCAGACTTAG